The sequence GTAAAATGTATTTTGGTAAAAGAACTATTGGTAAAATGTCATATTGGtacacaaattattgaaaatggCTTAATTGATACATGATCCAATTAAAaggtcaattttacccttaataggaattaatattatatttattaattttaaaatatcatattttttaaaaaattaattgagtAAAATTCAATTTGATACACGAACTATATGTAAAATGTCAATTTGGTAAACGAACTATAAGATAATGATTTAATTGGTACATAATTTAACTAAAaagtttaatttattctttagtaattgattttaagttcaatttttttaaataataaattcaactaagtgtacattttaaattaatttttatttattgtaaattaaaatttatattaatttaaaaataataaaaaataagtatcttaatatttttataatatatttatattgcactcattaataaattatttatatttttaaaatattaataatataaaataaaatgatattttttgctATCCATGTAAAtaattatccattaaaaaaattgatataaattatataataataaaatcacaaacttaataaataaatcatatgcaagactaaaatatatttaataacaataaaatataattaaataaatatttattaatttatatttaatttaagtgcgagtaaaaaaatataaaattacaaattattaaatcgagtaaaaaaattttgggttatTAGAACTACGTAAATTGAGACAATGATTGAGATTTTTTCTGTGATATTTGTTTTTTCATGATCTAATCTTTAatgttgaaaatttttatactaaattttgaaaaaaactaaAATGGTGATTATGTTTGTTTCAATCATTTAAACACAAGATCAACAGACTTCggtgatatatatttttatcatatcaatatattataatatttgttGTATAATTTGACTTAACAATTgtttatcattatatatataattaatttttaaataaatatgatattttaaaattaataaatataatattaattcctTTTAAAAGTAAAATTGAACTTTTAATTGGATCATGTAACAATTAAGCCATTTTtaatagttcgtgtaccaatatgacatttatcaataattcatgaaccaaaatacattttactcttttaaaattaataaatataatattaattcctattaagggtaaaattgaACTTTTAATTggatcatgtaccaattaagctattttcaataatttatgtaccaatatgacattttatcaataattcGTGTTACTCttcttaaaaataaaccaaacaTTTCTAATTTGGAGGGTTGGCCGttatcccatctcctgaaaacACCACACTTAGCTTCTCCCTTCGCGGCGGCGCGTGATGGCCACTCTCTACAGTACCATCCACTATTGGCTAGTTGACCATCCAACCATCAGCCAGTACGAGTGGAAACCCAACCACACCGTCGGCGCGTCTAAATTCTTCGTCACACTCACTGTCTCCACCTACCTCACCCTCACCTTCTCCCTCCACCATTTCCCCGTCCTCCCCACCCTTCCCCCCGCCGCGCTCCGCCTCATAACCGCCACCCACAACCTCGTCCTATGCTCCCTCTCCTTCTTCATGGCCATCGGCTGCACCCTCTCCGCCCTCCACCAATCTCCGCCCCACAACCTCACCTGGCCCATCTGCTTCCCGCTCCGCCACACCCCGCCGCGTGGACCTACCTTCTTCTGGGCCCACGTTTTCTACTTCTCCAAGATCCTCGAATTCATCGACACCCTGTTGATCCTCTTGAGCGGATCCCGTTCCCGGAGGCTGTCCTTCCTCCACGTGTACCACCACGCGGTGGTGGTGGTGATGTGTTACCTGTGGCTCTCGACGTCGCAGTCGCTGTTCCCGGTGGCGCTGGTGACCAACGCGTCGGTGCACGTGCTGATGTACGGATACTATCTGCTGTGCGCGGTGGGTATACGGCCGTCGTGGAAGAGATTGGTGACCGACTGTCAGATTATCCAGTTTGTGTTCAGCTTCTTGATTTCGGGTCTGATGCTGTACCTCCATTTCAGCGGGTCGGGTTGTGAGGGGATCCTGGGATGGTGCTTCAATGCAATTTTCAATGCTTCACTTTTGGCTTTGTTTCTTGATTTTCATCTCCAAAATTACGCcaaaaagaagaaattgagTCAATCTTGAGTTTTAATTGACAACAAttgtactttttttaaaaaaatgtatttgattttctttttattaattcaatgaatatttaaatttatgatttatatttatttagtcCCACGACAGTTCAAAAAAGTTTGTGAGAAGAGGTAAAGAATCTGTTGATTAACAATGAAGAAAGGAAGCTTTTATACAGTGCTCAAAATGTTCACTCTATTCTGCACGTATTCTTTATACACTCCTCTTAACTTTGCTCATATAAATTGCCTCATAAATTCTTGTCATTTGCTATATATGTCGACTCTTCCAGTAAGCTTAAGTTACCGAGTTCGAGAATGGCCTCAAATCTTTGCGCAATTGCGGCTGTCATGTCTATTTTGTTTGCTGTTTTATCAGGTATTGCTCATTCCTTCATTATCCATTTTAGTGCAAGTATGTGAAGAAGCGTGAATTTTATTAAAGTTTTGTTAGCAAAAGATAAGTTGATGGTAAGTGCCTTGCACGTACCATCTCAGAGAATCTCGGAGTCGAAATCAAGTCACCTCACCTTGGATGAGAATGAAGAAACCAGGCTCGATCATCATGTCTTATGAAAGGAAATGTGGTTGTGAAGCTAGGAATTTTATGCTTATATTTAGGACGAAACTGAAACGCAGAAAAAGTTCAGAGACAAAAATAAATCGTTCCCTCTAGTGTTTAAATGATTAGTGTTTCTGTGCACAGGTATAAGATTGTCTGAATGCACGAGGTTCACTATAATAAATAACTGCAAGGACACCATATGGCCTGGAATCACCCCTAACAACTTCAGTGGTGGAGGCTTTGCTTTGAAGCCAAAAGAAACCAAAATCTTCACCTCTTCACCCACCTGGAATGGGCGGATATGGGCCCGAACTGGTTGTGACTTCGACACAAATGGCAACGGTACATGTCAAACAGGCGGTTGCGGGCGAGCCCTCCAATGCTCGGGTCCTGGCCAGCCACCTGCTTCAATTGCCCAATTTTCACTCGGTGAAATCGACTACTATGATGTTAGCCTCGTCGATGGATTCAACTTACCCATTGTCGTAAAACCTGTTGGCGGTAAAGGTAGCTGCAGCGCAGCAGGATGTGATAGTGATCTACGGCCAAATTGCTCATCCGAGCTTGCCCTCGTGGTTGATGGAAAGATCATAGCTTGCCAAAGTGCATGTAGTGTATTCAACACTGATGAGTACTGCTGCAGAGGGGCATACTCGGCTCCCATGGCATGTTTGCCCACAAATTATTCAAGACCATTCAAAACTGCCTGCCCTGCGGCGTATAGCTTCGCCCATGATGACGCCACGAGTGTCATGACTTGCTCAAGCACAGATTATGTGGTGACATTTTGTTCCTCCAGGTACGTGAATGAACACTTCAGCTTGAAATAACAAGTTGCGTAATAATGGTATTGCTTGCTAATGGTAATGTATGGTGTTCACTCAGGAATCAAACCGAATGCACTTATCACGACGGAAAGCTTTCATGTAATGGATCAAGTGGCAGGTTGACACAAGTAACTCAAACCTTGAAGCTCCTGGTAATGGCGTTGGCTATGGGAATTAGTGTACAGGTTATGCTTTGATTTGGTTTTGCGAAAGGTAACATTAATTTTAATGTAATATCACACATTTGTCATTTTAACCACTACATGTACCAAACatgtttaatttgttttaaattttacaacGTAACATACTTGTAGAGTTCAAACTACCTTAAGGATTTTATCTTGACCATAAATTCAATGTCTCATGATTTGCCACATCAACAATATCTTATTAATTATGGTCATGTGTAAAGATATTGACAATAAGATACACAATTTGAGTAATATCCATGGTATAGGATCTCATTAACCGACGGTAACATAGTAGGCAAACATTTCATATTTTGCGGACATTTATTaactatatttattattaattagttttaatattaaaatcaatcaattatcaatattattattattattattattattattattattattattattattattatctaatTACTATTATCTAATAATGCATGAATCCCTTAGAACAATCAATTTAGTCAAATTAATGGATGGACAAAAATACTCCTTATACTTCTATCTACTCACTACCAACTTacttttttcaatttaaaaatctaaaaaaattcttattatttttggatatgacataaattatttatacacGTAAAATCCGCGTATGTGGATAACtagttattattaattaaaaagacAAAAGAACATATGAAGTGCTCAATTTTGAAACTAGAATTGGTGGGGGTTGCGCCAGGCCCATGCGATAGAGCAACACAAAGGCGACGCTGCTGCCTTGATAGGTCTTCTCCCCCTAAAAGCAAAAAGTATCGTTCAATCTTTACCTTAGACTTTTGATATAACTAATAAAAGTCACGTGTGCGATGCACGTGTGAACATCTTTTGTTATTGATAAAcattgttaaataaattaattgagataattaataaGATATTAACACGCAGTTAATAAATGATTTTCatggtaataatatatattttttgaagaaaaaaaccTATTACATGTCTTAGTGAtgtaatcaatataatcttcGACATTGCaactattaaaaatatttgtaacaTTTTAGAACAATATACACTTGCAGTTTTAATGTTTGTATTATCTACGGACATGATTATTTTACATCAACATTAACAGTTTACAATAAGACATTATCAATAATTCATCTAAACTTATAAATATAAGTGTTAcgtttattttagttttacattaacacaatattgatattgaaacttATGTAATTATTACAGCTCGATCGCGTTTTCTattgttttattaatcttgaaaaaTTATGACATGCTTCGTACCTtgaattcgtcttattttctatctcatgtatgtatgatttattctttatttgttaacaagtgagatatgttaatcaaattatattaaatatgattttggaaTTTTCTATGTTATATATTGATCACTATTGATTTATGGAAAAAATTGGtatagataatgcattctaaaccttaatttaaattattgcgtcaaatatttttttatttatatttgagatttttttctCTTTTACGATTTTTCATATTATGTGTTTTTTATTCTCCATAAAAGaatcattattatcatcatctttAATAACAATTATTGTGATACTATCTTCATCAATCATTTGTATTTTTCTATCGTTATTATTTAATCAGACGGTCTCTTTTTTAtgctaaaatatttaattatcttgaaaagaataacaataatttcatcattATCATCTGCATTCTGGTATGTTATCTTCTTCCATTAGTTGTATGTCATAATCGTTAACGATCAATGTATTTGTTGGacatcttttttttctttttgatttcTCGTTTTTCGAAATCTACTGATATTTTTTTGCTTACAATACTCTCATTGCTGAAATTTTTGATTAAATTTTGAATGTTTTTAATTACAAATGTTagcatttcatattttatctcaaccattttgttgcattttttttattttttcatctgATTGAAAATTTGTGTCAATGTATTTTTTACAGGATCTTGAATTTAATGTGAGACGCGTCATCCATAATTTTTCTAGacttctttttttatttattaactaACCCGTAGTAGATtgattaacatatatatatatatatgagtttcttttaagtgcccacctatcatgcccactaccatgcccaccaatgatgtggcactattctattggacctataATTTATCATATcttttatcacatccaataaaatagtgtcacatcattggtgggcatgatagtgggcatgataggtgggcacttgaaagaaactcataTATTGTTAAATGACGTCACTTAACATCCCCCCGCAAGCTCAGCGTGGGATTCTCCGTAATGCTGAGCTTGGAACGAAACCGATGAAAATTAGTAGATGATAATGATTTCGTGAAGACATCTGCAATTTGATCGGAGGAGGGAACAAACTGAACAGCTAGTTGCTTAGCCAAAACTTTCTCACGAACAAAGAAGAGATCTAACTCAAAATGCTTGGATTTAGAGTGTAGGGTAGGATTGGCACTCAACGAGATTGTACTGATATTGTCACACCATAGTATGGGTGGAGCACGACTATGAACATGAAGCTCGGTGAGTAGAGACTGAAGCCAAAGTAATTCTGAAGTGGCATTTGCGAGACTACGATATTCCGCTTCAGTACTTGAACGAGAAACAACCGGTTGTTTCTTTGAAGACCATGTGATAGGCGAGCCACCTAAAAAATAGCAAAAATCAGATGTGGAACGCCTGTCATCTGGATCATTGGCCCAATCTGCGTCACAAAAACCATGAAGAGAAAGTCGAGAGGAAGCAGTAAAATGAATTCCATGATTGGATGTTCCATTGAGATAACGGAGAATTCGCTTAACGGCCTTCCAGTGAGAAAGGCAAGGACTTTGCATGAACTGACAAATTTTATTCACACTATAGGCAATATCTGGTCTTGTTATAGTGAGATATTGTAAGGCACCCACGGTACTGCGATACAAAGTTACATCAGAAAACGGTTCTGCATCTTTAGAAGAAAGCTTTAACCAAGAGACCATAGGAGTGGGTAATGGATTTGCATTGTccatttttgttcttttcaGCAGATCATGTATGTATTTGGTTTGATAAGTTGAAACTTGCTCTGATACATCTGGGTTTCCTCCAATCAAAGGCCGATGCTTCTCTATTTGTTAAAAATGATAAAGAATTGATTATCTACATCCTTGTTTATGTCGATGACATAATTATTACAGGCAACAATGCTGTTCAAATCAAGGATCTCATCTGTCAATTAAATTCAAAGTTTTCCTTGAAACATTTGGGCAATCTTTCATATTTTCTGGGTATTGAAGTTTCAAGGCCTTCTCCCACTGGTTTTGGGGGGAAATTGATTCAACGCGAGAGGTCACATGAACAACAACCGAGTCGTACTCCATTCCAACACCACCAAGAATATAGAGAATCTGATCATCATCAGATATAGAGTGCCCACAAGCAGCGAGTGAATCAACATAATGTTTCATTTTGCCAAGATAATCCTTCATGCTAAGGCTACCTTTCTTGAGTGTCTACAATTGAAGTTTGTATTGCATCATTCTTGCTTTTGAGCGAGTAGCAAATAAAGTAGAAACCCGAATCCATATTTGAGCAGACGAAGAACACCCAATCATCTGACTTTGAATTCCTTCGGTCATGGAGGCTAAGAGAAATGAGAAGAGGAGCTGATCTTGTCTAGACCAATCAATATAGAGTGGATTCGGAATATTAGTACCATTCTCACCTGGGATGGAGCTGGGTGGAATGGGCGACTGAGGATCGATATAAAGATCAAGACCCAAACCTCGAATTCCAGCCAACACTTGAAGTTGCCAAAGGAGAAAGTTATCATCGGTGAGTTTAATAGTGTTGATTTGGTTGGAGGGATTCAGGATCAAGAGATTAGTGCTGGGATTAGGCACAATGATTGAGTTGGCTTCCGccatggctttgataccaagtTAGGAAAagtgaaaaagaagaaagacAGAGGAAATTGTAATTCATTCCTATTTACAATTACAAAGGATAAAAGAGGAAAAAGTAATATAAAAAATAGAATCAAATTTGTTATATTGTTGCACCAGCATAATCGAAGAGAGATCCAGAGCCTTCTGGATGATGAGCTTGTGATCTACTGCATAAGTGATCACATAGCCTTATGTGAAGTTGGTTTTAATGACGTCActtaacacacacacacatatatatatatatatatatatatacaattttgttATCTTGCCTACTCACCGTGCCTATCTAAtatgcccaccatgaggtggcactcaactattgg comes from Henckelia pumila isolate YLH828 chromosome 4, ASM3356847v2, whole genome shotgun sequence and encodes:
- the LOC140863794 gene encoding fatty acid elongase 3-like, whose protein sequence is MATLYSTIHYWLVDHPTISQYEWKPNHTVGASKFFVTLTVSTYLTLTFSLHHFPVLPTLPPAALRLITATHNLVLCSLSFFMAIGCTLSALHQSPPHNLTWPICFPLRHTPPRGPTFFWAHVFYFSKILEFIDTLLILLSGSRSRRLSFLHVYHHAVVVVMCYLWLSTSQSLFPVALVTNASVHVLMYGYYLLCAVGIRPSWKRLVTDCQIIQFVFSFLISGLMLYLHFSGSGCEGILGWCFNAIFNASLLALFLDFHLQNYAKKKKLSQS
- the LOC140863793 gene encoding pathogenesis-related thaumatin-like protein 3.5, yielding MASNLCAIAAVMSILFAVLSGIRLSECTRFTIINNCKDTIWPGITPNNFSGGGFALKPKETKIFTSSPTWNGRIWARTGCDFDTNGNGTCQTGGCGRALQCSGPGQPPASIAQFSLGEIDYYDVSLVDGFNLPIVVKPVGGKGSCSAAGCDSDLRPNCSSELALVVDGKIIACQSACSVFNTDEYCCRGAYSAPMACLPTNYSRPFKTACPAAYSFAHDDATSVMTCSSTDYVVTFCSSRNQTECTYHDGKLSCNGSSGRLTQVTQTLKLLVMALAMGISVQVML